The following DNA comes from Candidatus Binatia bacterium.
GCGCGTTGCCTCCAGCTCGAAAGGAGTCGGCGGGCGGGTGCCGCGTGCATCGGGATCGGTGATCGCCAGCTCGGTCAGGAAAGGCTTCTGGCGCTCGAAACCTTCGGCCTCCATGTCGAGGTGGGCGTCGAGCGCGTAGAACTTGCCGTCGGCCGTGCGGCCGAGCGCGTTGATCTCGGTGAACGTGAGATCGTAGCGCATCAGCACGTCGCAGAGCGCGGTCAGGATCGGCGTTACCCTGTTCAGGTCGGAGCCGCCGAGGCCGAGGTCGCGAAGGACTTCCTTGGCGCGGTACGGCGAGATCGGTGCGAGCGACGAGAAGTGGCGACGCTTGACGTGCGCCGGCTGGCTCGAGGCGAGGTCGTCGATGTCGTGGCCGCCCATGTCGGCCACCGTCATGACCGGCAGCTTGGCAGCGCCGTCGTAAGTGGTGTGGAGGCAGTATTCCTTGACCGTCTCGATCTTCTTTTCGACGAGCACGCGCTCGGTCGTATCGAAGCCGATCTTCCTGCCGAGCAGCTTGCTGGCGGCCTTGGCGGCGTCGGCGGGCGTGGCGGCGACTTCGACTGCGCCGGCCTTGCTGCGACGGCGCGAGAAGACCTGGGCCTTGACGTAGACGGGGCAGCCCAGCTCGGCAGCAAGTTTTTCGGCCTCGGCGGCCGCGGCGGCAGTGCCGCCCGGCGGCACCGGAATGCCGTGCCTGGCAAGGACGCGCTTGGCCTCGAACTCATAGAAACGCATCGAGATCTTCTCCTTCGAAGCCGGCCGCGCAGACGCGCAGCCGGCCGCACGGCCGCTCGGAATCGGCCGGAACCGGGGCTCTATATACGGATTTTCCGGTGTCGCAAGAATGGGGACAGTCCCCATGCCTATGTGTAATGGGGTCAGACCCCATTACATTTACGCATGGGCACTGTCCCCGATTCCCCGGATTCAGAAGCCGTAGGCAGTCTTGAGGGCGGCGTCCTTGTTCGCGAGCATCCGCGCCAGCTCGACCATGACCTTGCACTGCTTGTACGTCGCGTCGTCCTGCATCTTGCCGTCGATCATCACGGCTCCCGCGCCGTCGCCCATCGCTTCGATCACCTTCTTGGCCCATAGCACTTCATCGACGGGAGGGCTGAAGACCTTCTTGGCGATGTCGATCTGCGCCGGATGCAGCGACCATGCGCCGACGCATCCCATCAGGAACGCATTGCGGAACTGGTCCTCGCAGGCGACGACGTCCTTGATGTCGCCGAACGGCCCGTAGTACGGCAGGATCCCGTTGGATGCGCAGGCATCGACCATGCGCGCCATCGTGTAGTGCCACAGGTCCTGCTGGGCCGTCAGGCGCGGCGCGTCGGGATTGGCCGGATCGGGATCGGTGCGCACGATGTAGCCCGGATGGCCGCCGCCGACGCGCGTCGTCTTCATGCGGCGCGAAGCCGCGAGATCGGCCGGCCCGAGCGACAGGCCCTGCATGCGAGGGCTTGCTGCGCAGATCTGCTCGACGTTGGCGACACCGGTCGCCGTTTCCAGGATTGCGTGCACGAGCAGCGGGCGCTTGATGCCGGCGCGTGCCTCGAGCTGGGCAAGAAGCTGGTCGACGTAGTGAATGTCCCACGCGCCTTCGACCTTGGGCACCATGATGACGTCGAGCTTGTCGCCGATCTCGCTGACCAGCTCGACGAGGTCGTCGAGCACCCACGGAGAATCCAGGCTGTTGACGCGCGTCCACAGCTGGGTGTCGCCGAAGTCGGTCTTGTTCGCGATGTCGATCAGCCCGCGGCGCGCGGCCACCTTGTTGGCGGTCGGAATGGCGTCCTCGAGGTTGCCGAGCAGCACGTCCACCTGC
Coding sequences within:
- a CDS encoding ATP-grasp domain-containing protein, whose protein sequence is MRFYEFEAKRVLARHGIPVPPGGTAAAAAEAEKLAAELGCPVYVKAQVFSRRRSKAGAVEVAATPADAAKAASKLLGRKIGFDTTERVLVEKKIETVKEYCLHTTYDGAAKLPVMTVADMGGHDIDDLASSQPAHVKRRHFSSLAPISPYRAKEVLRDLGLGGSDLNRVTPILTALCDVLMRYDLTFTEINALGRTADGKFYALDAHLDMEAEGFERQKPFLTELAITDPDARGTRPPTPFELEATRIDDEDPRGIISPIAEFDGDMGLVIGAGGGSITTFDAILRHGGKPANYAAIGGNPSVSKAKGLTKLVLQKPGVRKICVISNVVSNTRADLVARGVIKGILELGMDPKETITIFRVPGAWEADAFKILDKYGVEYCDRTVSLSEAARRAVEKAKA
- a CDS encoding CoA ester lyase — encoded protein: MRSAKAFFRPLAIGAPAPVREIPVRPSRMIHFFDASNPKMAAKVPDIAKQVDVLLGNLEDAIPTANKVAARRGLIDIANKTDFGDTQLWTRVNSLDSPWVLDDLVELVSEIGDKLDVIMVPKVEGAWDIHYVDQLLAQLEARAGIKRPLLVHAILETATGVANVEQICAASPRMQGLSLGPADLAASRRMKTTRVGGGHPGYIVRTDPDPANPDAPRLTAQQDLWHYTMARMVDACASNGILPYYGPFGDIKDVVACEDQFRNAFLMGCVGAWSLHPAQIDIAKKVFSPPVDEVLWAKKVIEAMGDGAGAVMIDGKMQDDATYKQCKVMVELARMLANKDAALKTAYGF